Genomic segment of Salvelinus alpinus chromosome 23, SLU_Salpinus.1, whole genome shotgun sequence:
GTTGAGTATGTTCTCTGTGTAGACAGGATAGTCAGTGTAACGGGGATAAGCAGAGAGTTTCAGTATATAGGCATACACCCTGCATATAGGCATACACATTTGACCGAGACAGACTAGCCTAAATAGTGTGCGGGTTTAGGTAACTTGCTCTTATCAACCGTGCAAAGTCTAGGCCTATATGCTCACATCCTGTATTTATTTCCTGTATTGTATTTACTTGATGCCTTCTAACATTGCTTTTTGTATGTTGTAAAAGAAAAATGTATTGACCCATCTCCAAATTAGACTAAAATGTGTTTTTCCAGATAAACCATCGGTTGCTTCTTATAGAATGGTTCTAAGCATAAAACGAACGTTAGGCCCAATACTTTAAGCAAGGATCCCCACAGGATTTTACATGTGAATCTGATCACTAGCCTTTCCCCTGATTTTTCATGTAGTGCTGATCACATCCCCGAATGTAGGCCTACTTGatcttaaagctagaatccttagttggtgatactgccacgtccgtttgggatattacaacaaagaagttactgcaaacaatgAACACTGATTTTCTTCCATTGCATGCATGTTAGATCTGTACTACGGGAAAAAACCTTCCCACTGCCTGACACCcctctcctcagtttcatcaacaaaataaaaacaatttgaaAAGTGCTAGGTAGAACATTAGTGCTGTTTCCCCAAATGTGGATTCGAACTTTGTTTGCACTCTGCAAAACCTACCCTAGAGTGTTAGTTAACCtatttgtcgtgccttcttcctTCAGCCTCATGAGCCTGCAGACGACTGGTCCGAGCACATCAGCTCCTCCGGCAAGAAGTACTACTACAACTGCAGGACTGAGGTCTCTCAATGGGAGAAGCCCAAAGACTGGCTGGAGAGGTAAGGCCTTGAATCATGGAAAAAGTGTCACTCCTAAGCGCCATACTTTTCTCCTCTTTTCCCTCAACTCTTCCGTTTCTACCCTAAAACTCAATACAGAATCCACAGCCGCGTGGCTGCCGTAGTCCGACGGCCCATTATAACATATTTATGAGCCTAATTTCATTGATTGAATTATTGTAGGGGCCTATAACATCCCTGATGCAGAAAACACAGACGGAATCGCtgaatccagacattaaaacggaattcaacaatattaaatgtattaaatttGCCTAAAATTTTCACGCGACAAGAAtcaaaattacatttacatttaagtcatttagcagacgctcttatccagagcgacttacaaattggtgcattcaccttatgacatccagtggaacaaccactttacaatagtgcatctaaatcttttaagggggggggggggggtcagaaggattactttatcctatcctaggtattccttgaagaggtggggtttcaggtgtctccggaaggtggtgattgactccgctgtcctggcgtcgtgagggagtttgttccaccattggggtgccagagcagcgaacagttttgactgggctgagcgggaactgtacttcctcagtggtagggaggcgagcaggccagaggtggatgaacgcagtgcccttgtttgggtgtagggcctgatcagagcctgtaggtactgaggtgccgttcccctcacagctccgtaggcaagcaccatggtcttgtagcggatgcgagcttcaactggaagccagtggagagagcggaggagcggggtgacgtgagagaacttgggaaggttgaacaccagacgggctgcggcgttctggatgagttgtaggggtttaatggcacaggcagggagcccagccaacagcgagttgcagtaatccagacgggagatgacaagtgcctggattaggacctgcgccgcttcctgtgtgaggcagggtcgtactctgcggatgttgtagagcatgaacctacaggaacgggccaccgccttgatgttagttgagaacgacagggtgttgtccaggatcacgccaaggttcttagcgctctgggaggaggacacaatggagttgtcaaccgtgatggcgagatcatggaacgggcagtccttccccgggaggaagagcagctccgtcttgccgaggttcagcttgaggtggtggtccgtcatccacactgatatgtctgccagacatgcagagatgcgattcgccacctggtcatcagaagggggaaaggagaagattaattgtgtgtcgtctgcatagcaatgataggagagaccatgtgaggttatgacagagccaagtgacttggtgtatagcgagaataggagagggcctagaacagagccctgggggacaccagtggtgagagcacgtggtgaggagacagattctcgccacgccacctggtaggagcgacctgtcaggtaggacgcaatccaagcgtgggccgcgccggagatgcccaactcggagagggtggagaggaggatctgatggttcacagtatcgaaggcagccgataggtctaggaggatgagagcagaggagagagagttagctttagcagtgcggagcgcctccgtgatacagagaagagcagtctcagttgaatgactagtcttgaaacctgactgatttggatcaagaaggtcattctgagagagatagcgggagagctggccaaggacggcacgttcgagagttttggagagaaaagaaagaagggatactggtctgtagttgttgacatcagagggatcgagtgtaggttttttcagcaggggtgcaactctcgctctcttgaagacggaagggacgtagccagcggtcaaggatgagttgatgagcgaggtgaggtaagggagaaggtctccggaaatggtctggagaagagaggaggggatagggtcaagcgggcaggttgttgggcggccggccgtcacaagacgcgagatttcatctggagagagaggggagaaagaggtcagagcacagggtagggcagtgtgagcagaaccagcggtgtcgtttgacttagcaaacgaggatcggatgtcgtcgaccttcttttcaaaatggttgacgaagtcatctgcagagagggaggagggggaggaggattcaggagggaggagaaggtggcaaagagcttcctagggttagaggcagatgcttggaatttagtgtggtagaaagtggctttagcagcagagacagaagaggaaaatgtagagaggagggagtgaaaggatgccaggtccgcagggaggcgagttttcctccatttccgctcggctgcccggagccctgttctgtgagctcgcaatgagtcgtcgagccacggagcaggaggggaggaccgagccggcctggaggataggggacatagagagtcaaaggatgcagaaagggaggagaggagggttgaggaggcagaatcaggagataggttggagaaggtttgagcagagggaagagatgataggatggaagaggagagagtagcgggggagagagagcgaaggttgggacggcgcgataccatccgagtaggggcagtgtgggaagtgatggatgagagcgagagggaaaaggatacaaggtagtggtcggagacttggaggggagttgcaatgaggttagtggaagaacagcatctagtaaagatgaggtcaagcgtattgcctgccttgtgagtagggggggaaggtgagagggtgaggtcaaaagaggagaggagtggaaaggaggcagagaggaatgagtcaaaggtagacgtggggaggttaaagtcacccagaactgtgagaggtgagccgtcctcaggaaaggagcttatcagggcatcaagctcattgatgaactctccaagggaacctggagggcgataaatgataaggatgttaagcttgaaagggctggtaactgtgacagcatggaattcaaaggaggcgatagacagatgggtaaggggagaaagggagaaagaccacttgggagagatgaggatcccggtgccgccaccccgctgaccagaagctctcggggtgtgcgagatcacgtgggcagacgaggagagagcagtaggagtagcagtgttatctgtggtgatccatgtttccgtcagtgccaagaagtcgagggactgaagggaagcataggctgagatgaactctgccttgttggccgcagatcggcagttccagaggctgccggagacctgggactccacgtgggtggtgcgcgctgggaccaccaggttagggtggccgcggccacgcggtgtgaagcgtttgtatggtctgtgcagagaggagagaacagggatagacagacacatagttgacaggctacagaagaggctacgctaatgcaaaggagattggaatgacaagtgaactacacgtctcgaatgttcagaaagttaagcttgcgttgcagaaatcttattgaccaaaattattaaaatgatacagtactgcggaagtgggctagctagcagtggctgcgttgttgactttgtttgagagtgtcgctggctaggtaacctcggtagctagctatgtaacctcggtaactggctcgttaattagtataaactacacaattgtcttagatacaaggacagcaaagacaactatgtagctagctaacactacactaatcaatcgttccgttgatccgttgaatgtaatagtttctacagtgttgctattcggtggctagctggctagcgagcagtgttgactacgttacgttacgttaaaaggacgaaaaatagctggctagctaaccgaattagtctaaactacgcagttatcttagaaacaaagacagcaaagacaactatgtagctagctaacactacactaatcgagtcgttccgttgaatgtaatagttactacagtgttgctgttcggtggctagctggctaggtagcagtgttgactacgttacgttaaaagttacgttaaaagaacgaagaatagctggctagctacgcaattatctttgatacaaagacggctaagtagctagctaagattaaacaaatcaaaccgttgtactgtaatgaaatgaaatgagaatgtgaaaatgtgatactacctgaggagcgaagcggaatgcgaccggtttccactctagcttTGTTCACTACCACGAGAAATATGTAATTTATCGGAGGGTCTAGCCTCTTTAGTCCAGGGTGTATTGCATGGTGCCGTTGCCAGATATGCATCAGTAATTAGTAATTAGTAATTAGTATTTTCTTTCAACCTTCTGTAGAGCAACGTGGGAATTCCcctgtgtttgtgcatgcatcTGTCTACTTTGTGTATGCCtagccgttagcgatgatgctaatgacAACGATGGAAAGGCTTTCTCAAAACCCTTTTCAATTAAATTTTCACTACAAGGTAgaagtcgaccgattatgatttttcaacgccggtaccgattattggaggaccaaaaaaagccgatccgattaatcggccgttttcttttttttaacatgtatttgtaataatgacaattacaacaatactgaatgaacacttattttaacttaatataatacatcaataaaatcaatttagcctcaaatagaTAATAAAACcaaatgttcaatttggtttaaataatgcaaaaacaaagtgttggagaagaaagtaaaagtgcaatatgtgccatgtaagaaagctaacttttaagttccttgctcagaacatgagagcatatgaaagctggtggttccttttaacatgagtcttcaatattcccaggtaagaagttttaggttgtagttattataggaattattggACTATTTctgtataccatttgtatttcatataccttagactattggatgttcttataggcacttcagtattgccagtgtaacagtatagcttccgtccctctcctcgcccctacctgggctcgaaccaggaacacatcgacaacagccaccctcgaagcagcgttacccatgcagagcaaggggaacaactactccaagtctcagagcgagtgaaatgctattagcgcgcaccccgctaactagctagccatttcacatcggttacaccagcctaatctcgggagttgataggcttgaagcattgcgaagagctgctggcaaaccgCACGGATgtgtacgagcctgctgctgcctaccatcgctcagtcagactgctctatcaaatatcaaatcttAGACTTAAttgtaacataataacacacagaaatacgagcctttggtcattaatttgggcgaatccggaaactatcatttcgaaaacaaaacgtttattctttcagtgaaatacggaactgttccgtattttatctaacgggtggcatccctaagtcttaagaaattcatgttagcaggcaatattaactaaatatgcaggtttaaaaatatatacttgtgtattgattttaaagaaaggcgtTGATATTTAAGGTCAtgtttggtgcaacgacagtgttaaatcatcacccgtttggcgaagtaggctatgattcgatgagaaattaacaggcaccgcatcgattatatgctagctagcaacttaccttggcttcttgctgccttcgcataacaggtagtcagcctgccacgcaggctcctcgtggagtgcaatataaggcaggtggttagagcgttggactagtaaccggaagtttgcaaaaacgaatccccgagctgacacggtaaaaatctgtcgttcaggggcagaacaaggcagttaacccaccgttcctaggctgacattgaaaataagaatgtgttcttaactgacttgcctagttaaataaaggtgtagaaaaatatattataaaaaaattCTGCCAAATCggtgcccaaaaataccgattttcgattgttatgaaaacttggaattggccctaattaatcggccattccgattaatcggtcgacctctactacaaAGTAtcctatgcctacctggcagaatgatatcatgattattgtAATCGATCCAGTGGCAATTTGTTTAGCAAACTATGCAATCACATGtgtgctacagaaacaccgctaacctaACAGTCTCTTGCGAACTTGATTTAAAGGGTTTTTCCAGatctcaaaagtggtctcctgatgtggtttatgcattgttgtggacttggaACACCCaattttgtttttctattaaaGTGATTTTGGGAGCGAAAACCTGAAAAAAACTGAACAATTCTAAATGGGAAAAACCAAACAGGCAACAAataaaactgagtttttgggccCTACAATATAGCATGCTAAAATGTCCCAAAACGGAGATTGGTAGATTACACATTCTGACAGAAGTCTAAACATGAAATTACATTCCCAATCTGTATTCAACCAGCAATTACACTCCGTTTAATTGAACTTAAACCCGACAGTGACCTTGCGTTTGTGTTTCATTGTGTCCAGAGAGCAGAGGCAGAAAGACCCATCTAAGAGGGAGTCCAACACTTTCCCCAAAGACCGGGACTACAGACGAGAGTCTGTCGACACAGCCACCACAAGTGAGTATGAAAACTACAGAGGTAGAGCGTATGGGAGGTGTAGTCTAGGTTTCAGATGCAGCAGTAACATCTGGATTTTGACTTGCCTGCCTATTTAAAGAGTACCTTTTTGTTGTGATATTATGACTATACCTGTATATGAAATCATCTACAGTCTTATAATATGGCCAATGTGTCAATAGTGAGAAGTTATTTTCCTTgtgtcctctccttcctctgcactgatctgaaaagACTTGACAATTCTATGCATTATGGCTATCACCTTTTCAATGTGTGAAAAAAGTTGAGGAAAGGAAGTCACTATGAACTATAGAGGTGCATCCTATGTTTGTCAAGCCAGTGTCCGCAGTCCTAACTTGTTGTTCTTTTTGCCCCACAGAGGGCACTTCAGGGGACAAGTCCTCCAACTCTGCACCTTCTCAgtcctcttcctccaccaatcCGGGCCTGAACCAAGCCTCTGGCTCTAACCCCACcccttcatcttcctcctcctccacggtCCCGGTGTCCCCCTCTGTCCAAACCCAGGCTTCGGGCCTGCTCCAAGACCCCGCCCTCCTGCGGCAGCTCCTCCCAGCGCTGCAAGCCACCCTGCAGATGAACAACGGCAGCATGGACATGGCCAAGATCAATGAGGGTGAGTTGGCCAATTCCACATTTCTCCTTCTTGATCTTTAGTGTACCTGAGTTCAAATGGCTCACCGGTTGAAAAAGGCTTAATTGGCACAAGCCCCAAGTCAGAAAATATGACTTTGGGCTCAAAGGGCAAATCTGAGTGTCATGTTTTCTTTGTAAATGTTCATGGAGCATAAgtattgtataaaaaaaaaaaaaaaaaaaaaaaaaaggtacttATCCCCCTTCCCCCCCACCGCTGTACTGAAATGTGAAACACACATTTGGATTTTCTGATATCTGGAGTTATTATATGACCACAAAACCAACGTGGATTTGATCTTCAGTCTGATCCCATTTGGTTTCGAGTTTCTCTTACTCCGAGCAGATATTGAATAGGCTCAATTCACGATATAGGGAGTAGCTTAATCGAGGCGAAGGGTTGGTGGGTGCTATTGTTGTGGATGAGTAATCCTGAGAAAATGGATTCTTGCCTACCTACCAATGGGTTGTATGTGTTACATACATACACAAGTTTGTTGCCTTATATCTGTGTGTACGTATCTGTATTTTTCTCATTGTTCTGTGTGTTTTCCCTCCTACAGTCCTCGCGGCTGCTGTCACCCAAGCGTCCTTGCAGTCTATGCTTCATAAACTCCTCACTGCTGGACCATCTGCTTTCAACATCACTTCTCTGCTTTCCCAAGCTGCTCAACAATCCTCCAACCAAGGTATGGCCGCTGTTATGTCACCTTTCGTGTGATCTTTTTGATGCCTTTCTTTTTGTTAGCTAGACTGGTTTTACAGATTTTTCAGTGTCTTGTGGTTGGTAAAAAGAGCTATGCTTACTTTGCACTCTGACATGTTATTCAGAAAGAAATACATTGTAAGCATTCTCCTATTAAATGTTTTCATGGAAGCTGTTATTGTTAAAATATGTAACTGGAAATGTTACTTATCTCTCAAGAAGGTGTATGGGCGTCCTTCAGTTCAGGTCAACATCTGATTAGGTTTTCTGTTGAATAATCTAGAAAACTTTGCTATTGACGCATTTAACCAGGGTAGTCCTCAAAGCAACAATAGCCACTGAGTTTCACAAAGTTTTGGATGCATAAGAAAAATAAAACCTTTAAAATGACGGTCCTTATAGGCATATTTATaatttatatactgaacaaaaatataaacgcaacatgtaaagtgttggtctcagactgcaagaatgtccaccagagtggttgccagagaattgaatgttagtttctctatcataagctgctccaacgtaattttagcgaatttggcagtacgtccaaccgatctcacaaccgcagaccacgtgtaaccacaccagcccagaacctccacatctggTTTCTTCACCTGATCatctgaggggggggggtggtatttctgtctgtaataaagcccttttgtggggaaaactcattctgattggctgggcatgACTCCCCAATgggtgatttccttatatgaactgtcaaatctttgaaattgttgcgtttatatttttgttccgtataGTAATAACCTTTGTATGTGAGATTAAGGTTGCTATCATTAAAAATATTTCCTCCTTTGTCCTATTCCCCTCCTGGACATGAACCAATAGCGGCCCAGCAGGCAAGTCAGTCACCCATATCGCTAATGTCGGACACCTCCTCACCCCGCTCATATGTGTCACCCAGGAACGGCACGCCCCAGACCAACCTCCTTAACCAGAAACCCCCACTCAGCATGCCTCCTGCCTCCTCCCAACCAAAGGTCAGCACCTCCACGGAAACTCTAAACTTGTCAAATAATATTGTTATGATTGGGGGTGTATTgtttacaaaacaaaaaaataataatttcaacCCTGTGATCTGTGTTTCTTTCCCCACGTCACCATTCTTTTATCTCCATTcacctctgctctcttctctcattCCCGGTTTCTTGCTTTAATTTTCTTAATTGTTTCCTTATCTCTTACACTCCCTTTTTAATGGCttactctctccatccctccctctcccctctgtggCTCTGTAGGTTACCCCAGTGAAACCAGGACCAGTTTCTCAACAGGCTTCAGCAGAGAAACATCCAGAGGACCCCCGAACTCTCCGACAGCGGAGGTAGTTTGAAATATAGAGGCACTTGTGTATATCTGGAAGGATTGGATGTATAAAAGCGCTTTTGTAGTAGCCACCTATCCAAACCTTTCCAATCAACACAAGTGTGTAGGTGGTAGACTGGAGGTTGTTTCTGGACGGAGCCTTACTCTCCTTATAACTACTCTGCTTTCTCTCTTGTCCAGCAGTCAGGGGAGTCCGCCATCAGGACCTAACGGCAACGCCACCGGCGGCCATTCGGTTCTCAATGTCGCCTCAGCCCAGTCCAGCACTCCCGGCTCCTTCACTCCCTCGCTGGCCTCTCACTTTGATGAGAACCTCATCAGGCACGTCCAGAACTGGCCCGCCGAGCACATCGAGAAGCAGGTAGGGAGCTCCACTGTTAAGTGCGATAACGGGATGATCAACATATGGGAACACCGAGTTAGTAGTTTGTATGTTAATATCTGTCAACTATATGACTAAGATTTTGATGGGTTCAATATTCATCATGAAAATAATACCACACTGTGTGGATATAACAGGAATACACAGAAGGTCATATTAGTTAAATTAAGATTTATGTGATCGCAATTTAGTAGTCATGCATTGATGTTAGTAGGATATATGCTTGTCATTGAGTTGTGTGCATATTATTAAGTAACAGCAGTTTAAAATAGCACTACTATGCAATCACATTtcgtacctacagttgaagtcggaagtttacatacacttaggttggagtcattaaaactagtttttcaaccactccacaaatgtcttgttaactaactatagttttggcaagtcggttacgacgtatactttgtgcatgacataagtcatttttccaactattgtttacagacagattatttcacttataattcactgtatcacaattccagtgggtcagaagtttacatgcactaagttgactgtgcctttaaacagcttggaaaattccagaaaatgatgtcatggctttagaagcttctgataggctaattgacataatttgggtcaattggaggtgtacctgtggatgtatttcaaggcctaccttcaaactcagtgcctctttgcttgacatcatgggaaaatctaaagaaatcagccaagacatcagaaaaattgtagacttccacaagtctggttcatccttgggagcaatttccaaatgcctgaaggtaccacgttcatctgtacaaacaatagtacgcaagtataaacaccatgggaccacacagccgtcattccgctcaggaaggagacgcgttctgtctcccagagatgaacgtactttggtgcgaaaagtgcacatcaatcccagaacgacagcaacggaccttgttaatatgctggaggaaacgggtacaaagtatctatatccacagtaaaacgagtccaatatcgaaataacctgaaaggccgctcagcaaggaagaag
This window contains:
- the LOC139551140 gene encoding WW domain-containing adapter protein with coiled-coil-like isoform X2, with protein sequence MVMHARKQPRLSDGCNDRRDSQPYQTHKSQPKSQSTTLHGHDKMRDGLSDPTPPYKMLRRSDESPVNKYSDGHSKTKTFHTLRGKDGGTSCSPQENLHNHSSNSHSNQSKASDTPHEPADDWSEHISSSGKKYYYNCRTEVSQWEKPKDWLEREQRQKDPSKRESNTFPKDRDYRRESVDTATTKGTSGDKSSNSAPSQSSSSTNPGLNQASGSNPTPSSSSSSTVPVSPSVQTQASGLLQDPALLRQLLPALQATLQMNNGSMDMAKINEVLAAAVTQASLQSMLHKLLTAGPSAFNITSLLSQAAQQSSNQAAQQASQSPISLMSDTSSPRSYVSPRNGTPQTNLLNQKPPLSMPPASSQPKVTPVKPGPVSQQASAEKHPEDPRTLRQRSQGSPPSGPNGNATGGHSVLNVASAQSSTPGSFTPSLASHFDENLIRHVQNWPAEHIEKQAARLREDAHNMGSLYMSEICTELKNLRSLVRVCEIQATLREQRILFLRQQSKELDKLKNQNSYMV
- the LOC139551140 gene encoding WW domain-containing adapter protein with coiled-coil-like isoform X1 — protein: MVMHARKQPRLSDGCNDRRDSQPYQTHKSQPKSQSTTLHGHDKMRDGLSDPTPPYKMLRRSDESPVNKYSDGHSKTKTFHTLRGKDGGTSCSPQENLHNHSSNSHSNQSKASDTPHEPADDWSEHISSSGKKYYYNCRTEVSQWEKPKDWLEREQRQKDPSKRESNTFPKDRDYRRESVDTATTKGTSGDKSSNSAPSQSSSSTNPGLNQASGSNPTPSSSSSSTVPVSPSVQTQASGLLQDPALLRQLLPALQATLQMNNGSMDMAKINEVLAAAVTQASLQSMLHKLLTAGPSAFNITSLLSQAAQQSSNQAAQQASQSPISLMSDTSSPRSYVSPRNGTPQTNLLNQKPPLSMPPASSQPKVTPVKPGPVSQQASAEKHPEDPRTLRQRSSQGSPPSGPNGNATGGHSVLNVASAQSSTPGSFTPSLASHFDENLIRHVQNWPAEHIEKQAARLREDAHNMGSLYMSEICTELKNLRSLVRVCEIQATLREQRILFLRQQSKELDKLKNQNSYMV